GAATGCGCCACCGGTCTCGACGGCAGTGGCATGGATGACGACTCTCGCGCCGAACGGCGTCTTCGCAATCCGCTCCCCGCCAGTCAAAGAAACGACGGCTTTTTGAACTCGACATAATCCACCTCCCCGACGGCGATATCTGATGAGGCCGACGTCCTAAGCTTGTGGTTCGTTGATCATTGCCTCGATATTGTATCCATTGGGATCGAGGACGAAGCAGGCGTAATAGTTCCCGGCATATTCCGGCCTCGGGCCGGGCGCGCCGTTATCCCGTGCTCCGGCCTGAAGTGCCGCCTGATAAAAGGCTGCGACCTCAGCCCTGTCTCGCACCCGGAAGGCGACGTGCAGACGCGTGAGCGGCGGCTGGTCGTCGGTGCGCTGGATCTCGAACAGGCTGCCGCCGACGTCGAAGGCCCAGAACACGCCCTCCTTGCCGAAGGCGCGGCGATAGCCAAGGGGTTCAAGAGCGCTTTCGTAGAATGCCTTGCTCTTCTCGAGGTCACTCACAGCGATGGTGATGTGATCGATCATCTCATCTCTCCCATTCCGTTCCTGTCAAGATTGATGCTCTCCCTTCGAGCCTCTCACGCGCATCTCCCGATGGCAATGCGAACCGGCCGCAATCAGTCCTTGCTGCCGCTCGACATCGAATGTGACGTCGGTTTATGGTCTGCAGGAAGGGACCGGATATGCGCAAATGCCT
This DNA window, taken from Rhizobium etli CFN 42, encodes the following:
- a CDS encoding VOC family protein; protein product: MIDHITIAVSDLEKSKAFYESALEPLGYRRAFGKEGVFWAFDVGGSLFEIQRTDDQPPLTRLHVAFRVRDRAEVAAFYQAALQAGARDNGAPGPRPEYAGNYYACFVLDPNGYNIEAMINEPQA